The following is a genomic window from Flavobacterium crassostreae.
CTATTGATAGAAGAACAAATCAAAATATTCCATTAGATCTAAAAGACATTCCAATAGATAAAACCTATATTAGTCAGATTAAATCTACCAATGGAATTAGCGTTATGGCAAAATCAAAATGGTTAAACGCCATTCATGTCAGAGGTACTCAAAATGCAATTAACAGTCTTAAATCAAAATCTTTTGTAGAGAAAGTAGATTTTGCTAACAAAAACCTCAATGCTGCCAATGGAACGATGCCTCCCGTTCTAACAAATGCTAGTAGAACTAAAAAACTAGCAAAAAAAACAAATACTGCAGTAGATTATAATTATGGTAATTCTGCCAATCAAATTGAGATGCTTAAAGGGCATCTTTTGCATAAGCAAAATTATACCGGTTCCGGAAAAATAATAGCCGTTTTGGACGCAGGATTTCCAGGTGTAAACACCATAGCGCCTTTTAAGCGGTTGCTAGGTGAAGGCAAAATATTAGGAGGATATAATTTTGTGGACAGAAACGATAATTTTTATACAGGTGATTCTCACGGAACGTCGGTTTTATCCACCATGGCGGGTTATGAGGCAAATAAATTAGTAGGTACTGCTCCAGATGCCTCTTATTACCTTTTTATTACAGAAAATGTTAATGCAGAAAACCCGGTTGAAGAATCTCTTTGGGTAGAAGCAGCAGAAAGAGCCGATAGCTTGGGTGTGGATGTAATCAATAGTTCTTTAGGGTATTTTGACTATGATGATACCAATTATAGTTATACCTACCAGCAAATGGACGGAAAAACAGCATTTGTTTCTAGAGGGGCAGAAATTGCCTGCAGTAGAGGGATGGTAGTGGTAATTTCGGCTGGAAATTCTGGAGATACCGTAAATCCACACATTGCTGTACCTGCAGATGCACCTTCGGCATTAACTATAGGAGCTGTAAACAGTTCTAAAATGTATGCCTCTTTTAGTTCTATAGGGCCTTCTTTTGATAATAGAGTAAAGCCTGAAGTTATGGCTCAAGGAGCTGCTACGGTATTGTCTAATCAATATGGCAGTATTACGACCTCTAATGGAACCTCCTTTTCAGGACCTATAATTGCAGGAATGGTAGCTAGTTTATGGCAAGCATTACCTAATAAGACTAGCAAAGAAATAAAGCAAATAATCCTGGAATCTTCGGATAGATTTATCAATCCTAATGCTCAGTATGGGTACGGAATACCAGATTTTAATTTGGCTATAACCAAAAATTTAGCCACTACAGATTTCAATGCTAAAGAAGCTAATTTTTATATTTACCCTAATCCAACTACTGATTTTGTTCAAGTTACCATTACAGATGGCTTTACTAAAGGGATGCTTTATTTTTATAATGAGTTAGGTCAAAAGGTTTTAGAGAAAGAATTGGCAAGTTCTTCTAATTTTATCTCCTTACAATCATTACGTACAGGGATTTATTTCTATAATTTTAAAACCGATACCTATACTACGAGCGGTAAAATAATTAAACAATAAATAACCTTCTTTTGACCGATAAGATAACCAAACTATTCCATATTAAATACCCCATTATTCAAGGAGGAATGATTTGGGTCAGCGGCTATAAGTTAGCCAGCGCAGTGAGTAACTCTGGTGGCTTAGGACTTATTGGAGCAGGATCAATGTATCCAGAGGTTTTGCGAGAACATATTCGGAAATGTAAAAAAGCAACTACAAAACCTTTTGGAGTAAATGTTCCTATGCTATACCCTGATTTGGCAGAAATAATGAAAATTATTGTTGACGAAGGTGTCTCTATAGTCTTTACCTCTGCCGGAAATCCCAAAACATGGACTGCTTATTTGCAACAGCATAACATAACCGTAGTACACGTGGTGAGTAGTGCTTTTTTTGCATTAAAAGCCCAAGATGCCGGGGTAGATGCAGTTGTTGCCGAAGGATTTGAAGCTGGAGGCCATAACGGAAGAGAGGAAACAACCACCCTAACGTTATTGCCTATAGTTAAAGAAAAAATCTCCATCCCAGTTATTGCTGCAGGAGGTATTGCTACAGGACGCAGTATGTTGGCAGCAATGGCATTAGGAGCAGATGGAGTACAGGTAGGAAGCAGATTTGCGGCTTGTTTAGAATCTTCTGCTCATGATAATTTTAAGCAAAAAATTATTGAAGCAACAGAAGGAGCTACACAAGTAACTTTAAAAGAACTTGCGCCAGTACGTTTGCTTAAAAATAAATTTTATGAAGACATCCAAGAACTATATGCAAACAACGGATCCAAACAAGAGTTGCAGACTCTTTTGGGTAGAGCTAGAGCAAAACTTGGTATGTTTGAAGGAAATATAACAGAAGGCGAGTTAGAAATAGGACAAGTTGCAGCATTAATACATCGGATAGAACCAGCAGCAACAATTATAGAAGAAATGGTGGCCGAATTTAAAAAAGTACAGCAAGAAGTAGCCGCGTTTGATTTTTAAATAAAAAAAATGAAAAAAAGATATTTATATATAGTTGGTATTCTATTAACGATGGCCATACAGCCGTCTTTTGCACAAAAATATAAATTTAAAACCTCTGGGTTTAGTGTTTTACAAAAAGACCAGAGAGGTAAATGGGGCAATTGGTCTGAGTTAGATTTAGTGGCTATTTCAATCCATTTGGATACCGACAAAAATAGATTTGTAGTTTATTTGCCTCTAATACAAGTGTATGACATCGTAGCCTACCAGCCTAGTTCTGAAAACGATACCGATTTAGTCTACTCTTTCAGTTGCAAGGATGCTAGTAGTGCCCTTTGCACCTTGTCTATAATTACCCGAAAAAAACAAGACAACAGAAAACAATTGTACATCACCTCTGAAGATAAAATTATTGTCTATAACATAGTCAATGCAATGTGATTTCAAGATAACACATCCCAAAAAAAAGGGATTCTTCAATTAGAAGAATCCCTTTTTTTATTGTAGTAAAACGCGTTAAGGTACTTTATAAAAAAAACACGTTATAGAAATATTAGAATTGCTCTCTTCCTGCAAAGTGGAATGCACCTTCAATAGCTGCGTTTTCATCACTGTCCGAACCATGAACTGCATTTTCTCCAATAGAAGTAGCATATGCTTTACGGATAGTTCCTTCGGCAGCCTCTGCTGGATTAGTAGCACCAATTAAAGTTCTGAAATCATCTACTGCGTTATCTTTTTCTAAAATAGCAGCAACAATTGGTCCTCTTGACATAAATGCAACTAATTCTCCGTAGAAAGGTCTTGCAGCATGTACTGCATAAAATGCCTCTGCATCTGCAACGGTAAGTTGTGTTAATTTTAAAGAAACAATTTTGAATCCTGCATTAGTAATCATTGCAAGAATGTTTCCGATGTGTCCGTTAGCAACTGCATCCGGCTTAATCATGGTAAATGTTCTATTAGTAGCCATTTTTTTTATTTTTATATTTTGTGCAAAAATAGTTTTTTTTGTTTAATAAAGAGATACTTTTTTACAATATAGTGATGCAATAGCGTTGTTACAAGGAGATAATTTCAAATTTTTGATCTAAAGGGCGCAGTTGTGCCAGTAATTTTGGAATCAAATCCGTGCCACTTTGCAAATAAAATTCCGAAAAATTAACCTGTCTTTCTTGCAAGCTCTTATTGGGGAAGAGTTCATTTTGAAGGTTGGTTGCACGTGTAATAATTTCTTTGCACTTTCTTTTTTGCGCTTTGAGCAACCGTTTTTCTAGATTTTCTAATCCTTTTATTTGTTTTATTTCTTGGGCTTTCACTGCTCCCACAAAAGATTTGTCGGTACGTTCTGCCAATTCATAAAGGGTTTTGAATTGCAGTTGCAACTGTTGCTTTTGGAGGGTTAAATCTATCGGAAATGCTGTGTTTTGTACGGTAACCTGATGAATAAGTGTTTCTTGTTTTGCAAATAGCTGGTGCCAATTAAGTGCAAGTTTATCTATTTTATGGGTTTGTTTCTCGGAGGTTAATAAAACGGAATTACGTACCACTAGTATCGGAAAAGAAATGTTTGCAGCATCAAAAAAAGATTTTAATTCTAACCAATAAGCAATTTCGCCGCCGCCGCCAATATAGGCTAAATTAGGCAAAATAACCTCTTGGTACAATGGACGCATAATTACATTAGGGCTAAATTTTTCGGGATTACTTTCTAAAAGTTGGGTTATTTCTGTACGGCTAAAATGGATTTTGGTATTGTTTATTTTATAAAGGCCTTTTTCGTAAATAATGCGTTCTCTTAAATCCTTTTCTATATAAAATAAATTAATATCTCTAGGAGTTACCTGAATGGGGTATTGGCTTAACTTTTGGGTAGTTTCTAGAACTGTTTTGTATGCGCTCTGGTGGTATAGTTCCTCTTTTATATAAGGTATAAAACGTTTTTTGAGCACTGGATTATCTGCATCGATGATTACTAATCCGGAGTTTCCAAAAAGAGTGTTGGCTAAATATCGGGTTGCATCTGCTAGATTGGTATGTTGTAGGTAAGCTTCTTGAAAGGTTTTTTTTAGTACCGAAGCATGGGTGCTGTTGCCAAGTTCTTGCTCAAAAAGTTCCAATACAGCATCCAAGCCTTCTGTGGACAAACGCCCCACGGGACCAGAACTTTCTTTGTTCCATCGAAATTTTTTTCCTTTAAAATTAAAATAATTAATTTCTTCAAAATCATGATCCTCAGTTGCCATCCAATATACCGGAACAAAATTATAGGCGGGGTATTTGGCCTTTAGATCTTTGGTTAGATTGATGGTTGTAATTATTTTGTACAAAAAGTAAAGCGGTCCGCTAAACAAATTAAGTTGGTGTCCTGTAGTGATGGTAAAGGTATTGGATACCTTAAGGGCTTCCATGTTTTGTTGGGTTAGGTCCGAAACAGGAACTCCTTTGTATTGTTTTTGCAAAACCAAAGCCAACTCTCCTCTAGAGGTATGGTCAAAATTGGTTGCTTTTTCATGAATTTGCGCCTCAAAGTTTTCTAGTTTTGCAAAACGATGGTAAAAGGGTTTTAAAGAGGGTTTTTCGTCTAAATAGTCTTTTATTAAAGAGGAAAAATAGCCAGAATTTTGATAGCTGATACAGTCCGTAGGCATAAGTGTAAATTTCTAAATTTAGTGCTAAAGTAATAAAAAATAAAGTTAGCCTTTTTAGCTTTAGCAAAGCTTTAGGAAAGGCTATAAACCAGATTTTTTTTTATTTACAAAAAAGTACGAATTGAATGTTTCTTTGGTGGTAGTTAATCTGGAGAGACAATTGCAAAAGGAGGTCTATAAATAAAGAATAATTTCATAAATATGACCTATTTTTGCACCAAAAACCTCCCTTTTGAAAACAAAGCTATTTCTCATCACACCGCCTTTTACCCAATTAAACACACCGTATCCCGCAACGGCATACATTAAGGGTTTTTTGAACACCCTAAATATAGATTCTGTTCAGGCAGATTTAGGAATTGAAGTGATCCTGCAATTGTTCTCTAAAGAAGGATTAACACATTTGTTTGCATACTCTAAATCAGAAACCAAAGCAATTTCAGACAATAGCAAGCGTATCGTTGCATTAGCAGCAGAATACATAAAAACAATTGACGGCGTTATTGCTTTTTTGCAAGGCAAAAACCCAACCTTGGCGCTACAGATTTGTCAAGACGATTATTTGCCTGAGGCCTCTCGATTTACGCAGCTAGAAGAACTAGATTGGGCTTTTGGATCCATGGGAACGCAAGACAAAGCCAAGCATTTGGCCACCTTGTATTTGGAGGATATTTCTGATTTTATTGTAGATTGTGTCGATAGTAATTTTGGATTTAGTAGGTATGCAGAGCGTTTGGGGCGTAGCGCAAGTTCTTTTGATGGCTTGTATGAGGCATTACAGCAACAAAACACCTATATGGACACTATTTTGCTATCTATTCTGAAAGAAAAAATAGCCACCATCCAGCCCACTATTTTTTTAATATCGGTTCCCTTTCCAGGGAATTTATATAGTGCTTTTAAGGCAGCACAATGGGTCAAACAAAACCATCCCGAAATTAAAATTGCCATGGGTGGCGGTTTTCCTAACACAGAATTACGGTCCTTATCGGATGTTCGGGTTTTTGAGTTCTTTGATTTTATAACCTTAGATGATGGCGAATTGCCAGTAGAGGAATTAATTAAAAACGTTGTGGACCCAGATTATCAAACGTTTAAAAGAACTTTTGTTTTAGAAAACAACAAGGTAGTATATAAAAACAATGCCACTAAACCGGATTATAAGCAATCCCAAGTCGGTACTCCAGATTATACAGACTTACTTTTGGACCAATATATTTCAGTTATCGAAATTGTGAACCCCATGCACAGAATGTGGAGTGATGGCCGCTGGAACAAACTTACCATGGCTCACGGTTGTTATTGGGGCAAATGTACGTTTTGTGATATCTCTTTAGATTACATAAAAATTTACGAACCCGTTACAGCCAATTTGCTTTGTGATCGTATGGAAACAATGATTGCTCAAACCGGACAAAACGGGTTCCATTACGTAGATGAGGCAGCACCACCAGCTTTAATGCGAGCTTTGGCCATAGAAATTCTCAGACGAAAATTAGCCGTAACCTGGTGGACCAACATTCGGTTTGAAAAAAGTTTTACCGCAGATCTCTGCAAACTCCTTAAAGCCTCTGGATGCATTGCAGTTTCGGGAGGGTTAGAAGTAGCTTCGGATAGGTTACTAAAATTAATAGACAAAGGCGTTACAGTAGAACAAGTAGCTAAGGTCAATAGTAATTTTACCCAAGCAGGGATTATGGTTCATGCCTATTTGATGTACGGTTATCCCACACAAACAGTCCAAGAAACGGTGGATAGTCTAGAGATGGTACGGCAATTGTTTGCAGTTGGGGTTTTGCAATCGGGTTTTTGGCATCAATTTGCCATGACAGCCCACAGTCCTGTAGGCATGCATCCAGAAAAATTTGGTGTCGTAAAGCAGACCGAATCCATTGGAACTTTTGCAAACAATGACATTAATTATACCGACAAAACAGGCATTGCTCATGATAAGTTTAGTTTTGGACTCAAGAAATCCTTATTCAATTTCATGCACGGCATTTGTTTGGATTATGAGCTCCAAGAATGGTTTGATTTTAAAATTCCAAAAACAAAAATTGCCTCAGATTTTATTGAAAATGCCTTACAAGAGCAACTTAGTTTAAGTGTAAAACCCAATGCTAAAGTTATTTGGTTAGGAGGCACGCCACATGCAGAAGCTTTCACAAAATCCAAAAAAGGAAAATCTTGGGAAACATGCCAACTGACATTTCAGGATAAAAAAACCTGTTTTACCATTTCATTACATAAAGAGCAAGGGATTTGGTTGCAGATTATTTTAGAAAAAATAAAAGTGACCAATACCAAAGTATATACTTTTCAGGAAATAAAAGCAGATTTCGAAACCAATTTGCCTGATTTTGAACTTTTTTGGTTTTCTAAGCCCATTACAACTTTAAGAGAATTTGGTTTGCTAGTGCTGTAGTATTGCTATAAGGCCTGCTTTTGATACACCGCATAAATCACATTGATGGTATTTTGGTCCAAAGCAGGACTCAACTCTTTTTGCATGTAGTGCAATTTAAAAGCACTAACGGCAGCGCTTAAATTTTTGGTGTTATACCCAATGACACGCAAACCCAATTGAGGATCAAAATTTAAAGGAGCAGCCATCAAAGATTCTTCGTCATACCAAAGTCCAAAACCATTATCGGCCAAGGTTTTCCAAGGAAAAAGCACACTTGGATCTTGTTTACGGCCAGGAGCAATATCTGAGTGGCCTAAAATATTGGTAGCCGGAATGTTGTAATCTTTGGTTAATTTACGCAACAAAGCCATTAGGCTCGTTATTTGCGCCTCCGAAAACGGTTCTGTTCCATTATTATCTAATTCAATACCGATGGAGGAGGAGTTGATATCGGTATTTTTGCCCCAGCTACCACTACCTGCATGCCAAGCTCGTAAATAATCATTAAGCATTTGTACCACATCTCCATTATCATCAATCACATAATGAGCGCTCACTTGTGTTCTTTGCAAAGTAAAAGTTTTAATGGTCTGCTGTATCGAGTCTTGCGCAGTATGGTGTATAATTATAAAGTTGGGTTTGCGTAGATTAAAGTTAACGGTTCCTACCCACTTCATGGTGGTATTGTTTTTCAGGGAAGAATTTTCGGTATTATAAATACTATTTTTAAAGGTGTACAATTGCCTAGAATACAAGCTATCTATAGAGATAGTGCTTTTAGAAACAATAGGCAACGCCTCTGGCTCCTTATTGGAGATAACCTCTTTAAGATCTTTTAATTTAGTATTGTATTCTTTTTCACTAACTTTATAAGGGTTGGGTGAGCAAGATGCCATCAAGGCAAGCAAAGCAACGTAATAATAGTACTTATTCATGGAGTAAAACGCTTTTTAAAAACTACCTGTTTCTTCTTCTTTTTTGGTTAGAAATTTCACTTTCTACTTTCATGTTTTTAAATTTTTCTATTTGGTCTGGATTTAAAAACGCTTTTATTTTTCGGTCCGTGGTCTCGGATAACGCTTCTGCTTCCTTTGCTTTTTGTTCCGCATTACTATTGTTTTTAGACAAAACCCCTTGAGAGTGGATGCTCTCTGTCAAAACATTTGCAATAGCAATCTCTTGCAGCGCATCCAGATTTAGGGTAGATTTCATTCCGTCCATTATTTTAGCAACCGTAACTTCCACCGGAATTTCTTTAGGTTTATTCTGATCCATGTCTTGGTCTAACTTTCCTAATTGGCTTTGTCTGTTATTTCTGTCGTATCCATTTGCACTATATCCGCTATTGCGATACTGCGCCGTAATCGAATTAAAACTTAATAAAAAAAATAAAACAGATGTCAGTAGCGTTGATTTCATAATAAAATGTTTAAAAAGGCACTATTAAAATAAAAATTATTCCGTAACCGGTTCTCCATAAAGATCAAATTCAGTAGCTTCCGTAATTTTAATCCAAGCAAAATCAGCAGTTTTTAAATAATGCTTAGAGGCATCAATTAAAACCTCATTATCAACATCAGGGCTATCAAACTCCGTTCTTCCCACAAAATGGCCACCTTCTTTACGATCAATAATACACTTAAAAACCTGTCCAATTTTTTCTTGATTCAAATCCCACGAAATCTGAGATTGTAATTCCATAATTTCATTAGCACGAGCTTGTTTCACATCGTCCGGAACATCATCTTCAAGTAAATAGGCATGCGTATTTTCTTCGTGCGAGTAAGCAAAACAACCCATTCGATCAAACTTCATTTCTTGTACCCAATCTCTGAGCGTATTAAAATCTTCTTGTGTCTCCCCAGGATACCCAACAATTAAGGTTGTACGAATAGCTATTCCAGGCACTTTTGCACGAAAATCCTTTAGTAACGCAGTAGTTTTTTCTTGCGTAGTTCCTCTGCGCATGGATTTCAATACCGAATCCGAGATATGCTGCAACGGAATATCAATATAGTTACAAATCTTAGGTTCTCGCTGCATTAAGTCCAACACATCCATCGGAAAACCAGTCGGAAAAGCATAATGCAATCGAATCCATTCAATACCCTCCACCTTCACTAATGCTTCCAATAGTTCGGCAAGATTGCGTTTTTTATAAATATCCAGCCCATAATAGGTTAGATCCTGAGCAATCAAAATCAATTCCTTCACACCATCTCTGGCCAAACCCTCGGCTTCTTTAACTAATTTTTCAATAGGCTGCGAAACATGTTTGCCTCGCATTAACGGGATAGCACAAAAACTACACGGTCTATCACAACCTTCGGCAATTTTTAAGTATGCATAATTTTTTGGCGTAGTAGTCAAACGTTCGCCCAACAATTCGTGCTTATAATCCGCACCCAGAGCCTTCAATAATTGCGGTAATTCGGTAGTACCAAAAAACTGATCCACATTCGGGATTTCCTTTTCCAAATCCGGTCTGTAACGTTCCGACAAGCATCCAGTCACAAAAACTTTATCCACTAACCCCTTTTCTTTTTTATCGGCATATTCCAGAATCATATTAACCGATTCTGCTTTTGCATTGTCAATAAAACCGCAAGTATTAATCACAATAATATTTCCTTCCTTGTCAGCAGGAGCCTCATGTTCCACCTCTTTACCATTGGCACGGAGTTGTCCCATTAGGACCTCGCTGTCGTATATATTTTTAGAACACCCAAGAGTGATCACGTTAATTTTGTTCTTTTTTAAAGACTTGGTTCTCATAGATTTGTAAATTGGAGTGCAAAATTACAATTTTTATTTCGGCTAAAGTAATAGATTTCTATTTTTATGAAGCTAATCCTGCTGTCCGCTGTATCTTTTCCTAGCTAAAGAAGCTAGAAAAAGGATGCCGCTTCCATCAGGGCTAAAAAAAACCATCTAGATCCGTATTCCCTAGATGGTTTTTTAATCTACAAAAGCGCAACGCAATTACAATTCAAACAAAAAAGTCAACGAAACCGTATTGGTTACTGCATTAATTTTTGCACCATCCGTAAACCCTTGACTAAAAAAACCTTCTTCCGAAGCCCTTTTGGCGTAAGCATACGATAGATCGACTTTGGTGGCGCCAAAATTGTAACCCAAACCTCCAGAATAGCCATTCAGATCCCCAATGGTAGCTTTGTCTTTGTATGGACTCTGCTCGTATCGGTATCCAGCCCTTAAGCGCAATAATTTAATTTTATATTCGGCACCAACTCGTATCTCCGAAGTATTTGCCAGATCCGTACGCATGCTCTGGTTTAATTTGCCAAAATAGTTG
Proteins encoded in this region:
- a CDS encoding S8 family serine peptidase; the protein is MKNFILLLLLTTTTITFAQQDAWVYFKPKTNSEFYYNSPLEMLTQRAIDRRTNQNIPLDLKDIPIDKTYISQIKSTNGISVMAKSKWLNAIHVRGTQNAINSLKSKSFVEKVDFANKNLNAANGTMPPVLTNASRTKKLAKKTNTAVDYNYGNSANQIEMLKGHLLHKQNYTGSGKIIAVLDAGFPGVNTIAPFKRLLGEGKILGGYNFVDRNDNFYTGDSHGTSVLSTMAGYEANKLVGTAPDASYYLFITENVNAENPVEESLWVEAAERADSLGVDVINSSLGYFDYDDTNYSYTYQQMDGKTAFVSRGAEIACSRGMVVVISAGNSGDTVNPHIAVPADAPSALTIGAVNSSKMYASFSSIGPSFDNRVKPEVMAQGAATVLSNQYGSITTSNGTSFSGPIIAGMVASLWQALPNKTSKEIKQIILESSDRFINPNAQYGYGIPDFNLAITKNLATTDFNAKEANFYIYPNPTTDFVQVTITDGFTKGMLYFYNELGQKVLEKELASSSNFISLQSLRTGIYFYNFKTDTYTTSGKIIKQ
- a CDS encoding NAD(P)H-dependent flavin oxidoreductase yields the protein MIWVSGYKLASAVSNSGGLGLIGAGSMYPEVLREHIRKCKKATTKPFGVNVPMLYPDLAEIMKIIVDEGVSIVFTSAGNPKTWTAYLQQHNITVVHVVSSAFFALKAQDAGVDAVVAEGFEAGGHNGREETTTLTLLPIVKEKISIPVIAAGGIATGRSMLAAMALGADGVQVGSRFAACLESSAHDNFKQKIIEATEGATQVTLKELAPVRLLKNKFYEDIQELYANNGSKQELQTLLGRARAKLGMFEGNITEGELEIGQVAALIHRIEPAATIIEEMVAEFKKVQQEVAAFDF
- a CDS encoding nucleoside-diphosphate kinase; the encoded protein is MATNRTFTMIKPDAVANGHIGNILAMITNAGFKIVSLKLTQLTVADAEAFYAVHAARPFYGELVAFMSRGPIVAAILEKDNAVDDFRTLIGATNPAEAAEGTIRKAYATSIGENAVHGSDSDENAAIEGAFHFAGREQF
- the bshC gene encoding bacillithiol biosynthesis cysteine-adding enzyme BshC, with amino-acid sequence MPTDCISYQNSGYFSSLIKDYLDEKPSLKPFYHRFAKLENFEAQIHEKATNFDHTSRGELALVLQKQYKGVPVSDLTQQNMEALKVSNTFTITTGHQLNLFSGPLYFLYKIITTINLTKDLKAKYPAYNFVPVYWMATEDHDFEEINYFNFKGKKFRWNKESSGPVGRLSTEGLDAVLELFEQELGNSTHASVLKKTFQEAYLQHTNLADATRYLANTLFGNSGLVIIDADNPVLKKRFIPYIKEELYHQSAYKTVLETTQKLSQYPIQVTPRDINLFYIEKDLRERIIYEKGLYKINNTKIHFSRTEITQLLESNPEKFSPNVIMRPLYQEVILPNLAYIGGGGEIAYWLELKSFFDAANISFPILVVRNSVLLTSEKQTHKIDKLALNWHQLFAKQETLIHQVTVQNTAFPIDLTLQKQQLQLQFKTLYELAERTDKSFVGAVKAQEIKQIKGLENLEKRLLKAQKRKCKEIITRATNLQNELFPNKSLQERQVNFSEFYLQSGTDLIPKLLAQLRPLDQKFEIISL
- a CDS encoding B12-binding domain-containing radical SAM protein, with amino-acid sequence MKTKLFLITPPFTQLNTPYPATAYIKGFLNTLNIDSVQADLGIEVILQLFSKEGLTHLFAYSKSETKAISDNSKRIVALAAEYIKTIDGVIAFLQGKNPTLALQICQDDYLPEASRFTQLEELDWAFGSMGTQDKAKHLATLYLEDISDFIVDCVDSNFGFSRYAERLGRSASSFDGLYEALQQQNTYMDTILLSILKEKIATIQPTIFLISVPFPGNLYSAFKAAQWVKQNHPEIKIAMGGGFPNTELRSLSDVRVFEFFDFITLDDGELPVEELIKNVVDPDYQTFKRTFVLENNKVVYKNNATKPDYKQSQVGTPDYTDLLLDQYISVIEIVNPMHRMWSDGRWNKLTMAHGCYWGKCTFCDISLDYIKIYEPVTANLLCDRMETMIAQTGQNGFHYVDEAAPPALMRALAIEILRRKLAVTWWTNIRFEKSFTADLCKLLKASGCIAVSGGLEVASDRLLKLIDKGVTVEQVAKVNSNFTQAGIMVHAYLMYGYPTQTVQETVDSLEMVRQLFAVGVLQSGFWHQFAMTAHSPVGMHPEKFGVVKQTESIGTFANNDINYTDKTGIAHDKFSFGLKKSLFNFMHGICLDYELQEWFDFKIPKTKIASDFIENALQEQLSLSVKPNAKVIWLGGTPHAEAFTKSKKGKSWETCQLTFQDKKTCFTISLHKEQGIWLQIILEKIKVTNTKVYTFQEIKADFETNLPDFELFWFSKPITTLREFGLLVL
- a CDS encoding N-acetylmuramoyl-L-alanine amidase, with translation MNKYYYYVALLALMASCSPNPYKVSEKEYNTKLKDLKEVISNKEPEALPIVSKSTISIDSLYSRQLYTFKNSIYNTENSSLKNNTTMKWVGTVNFNLRKPNFIIIHHTAQDSIQQTIKTFTLQRTQVSAHYVIDDNGDVVQMLNDYLRAWHAGSGSWGKNTDINSSSIGIELDNNGTEPFSEAQITSLMALLRKLTKDYNIPATNILGHSDIAPGRKQDPSVLFPWKTLADNGFGLWYDEESLMAAPLNFDPQLGLRVIGYNTKNLSAAVSAFKLHYMQKELSPALDQNTINVIYAVYQKQAL
- the rimO gene encoding 30S ribosomal protein S12 methylthiotransferase RimO, with protein sequence MRTKSLKKNKINVITLGCSKNIYDSEVLMGQLRANGKEVEHEAPADKEGNIIVINTCGFIDNAKAESVNMILEYADKKEKGLVDKVFVTGCLSERYRPDLEKEIPNVDQFFGTTELPQLLKALGADYKHELLGERLTTTPKNYAYLKIAEGCDRPCSFCAIPLMRGKHVSQPIEKLVKEAEGLARDGVKELILIAQDLTYYGLDIYKKRNLAELLEALVKVEGIEWIRLHYAFPTGFPMDVLDLMQREPKICNYIDIPLQHISDSVLKSMRRGTTQEKTTALLKDFRAKVPGIAIRTTLIVGYPGETQEDFNTLRDWVQEMKFDRMGCFAYSHEENTHAYLLEDDVPDDVKQARANEIMELQSQISWDLNQEKIGQVFKCIIDRKEGGHFVGRTEFDSPDVDNEVLIDASKHYLKTADFAWIKITEATEFDLYGEPVTE